Below is a window of Syntrophorhabdaceae bacterium DNA.
TTTCCCCTGGCAACACAGCGCAATAAAAAAGGGTCCTGTGCAAACACACAGGGCCCTTGTTGTTTTTGGTTGCGGGGACCGGATTTGAACCAGTGACCTTCGGGTTATGAGCCCGACGAGCTACCAAACTGCTCCACCCCGCTATCGAATGGAATAAGGTAAAGGAAAAACGGCTCAAAGTCAAGGGTAATAATCCCTTCGGCCGTGTTTACTGCCTTGTCCGGCGCGCTTTCATGAGTATATCCGTGGGCCTTTGATGCAAAAGAGACTTGGAAGCGCCCTTTGGGGCATTCGACTATGAGGTCCTGTCAGGGTATGAATAACCGGATAACGTAAATGATGATCCCCTGGAACAGGGATATGACGGGATTGAGTATTCCCAGGTAGAGAAGACCGAGTATTATGAACATTCCGAAAGGTTCCAGCCGTTCCAGATAATGGCCGTATTCAGCCGGCAGAAATCCCATGAGTATCTTTGAGCCGTCAAGGGGCGGCACAGGGATGAGATTGAAAGCCGCCAGCATTATGTTCACCCTTGCCATGAAATAGAGCATTGTATGCAGGGGCCCCAGATCATAATCCTGGGTGACGCGCATAATGAGAAAAGCAATGAAGGCCAGGATCGTGTTCGCCGCGATGCCGGCTGCGGAGACGTAGATCATGCCCCTCCGGTGATCGTGCAGGTTCAGGAAATTGACGGGAACCGGTTTTGCCCATCCGAAACCAAAGATGAGAAGGGCTATGGAGCCGAAGGGGTCGAGGTGTCGTCTGGGATCCAGGCTGAGCCTTCCAAGCCATTTTGCCGTAGGGTCCCCCATCCTGTATGCTACCCATCCGTGAGCAAGTTCATGGATGATGATGGAGTACATAAGGGGTATG
It encodes the following:
- a CDS encoding site-2 protease family protein encodes the protein MGLIQLLFRDPLTFVLLVIPLMYSIIIHELAHGWVAYRMGDPTAKWLGRLSLDPRRHLDPFGSIALLIFGFGWAKPVPVNFLNLHDHRRGMIYVSAAGIAANTILAFIAFLIMRVTQDYDLGPLHTMLYFMARVNIMLAAFNLIPVPPLDGSKILMGFLPAEYGHYLERLEPFGMFIILGLLYLGILNPVISLFQGIIIYVIRLFIP